From the genome of Blautia pseudococcoides, one region includes:
- the obgE gene encoding GTPase ObgE, with translation MFADRAKITIRSGKGGDGHVSFRRELYVANGGPDGGDGGRGGDVIFEVDKGLNALTDYRHKRKYAAENGQEGGKKRCHGADGKDIILKVPEGTVIKDADSGKVIADMSGENKRQIVLKGGRGGKGNMNYATATMQVPKYAQPGQPAQELAVMLELKVIADVGLIGFPNVGKSTLLTRVSNARPQIANYHFTTINPHLGVVDLEGCDGFVIADIPGLIEGASEGVGLGHQFLRHIERTRVLIHLVDAASTEGRDPIDDIYKINKELEAYDPKLMERPQVIAANKTDMIYSEDEDPVECIRQEFEPQGIKVFSISAATGKGLKELLYYVKSLLDKIDKEPVIFEQEFFPEDMLIAENLPYTVKQDEEDEHLFYMEGPKIEKMLGYTNLDSEKGFSFFQRFLKDSGILADLEAAGIEEGDTVRMYGFDFDYYK, from the coding sequence ATGTTTGCAGACAGAGCAAAAATCACAATCCGTTCCGGAAAAGGGGGAGACGGCCATGTGAGTTTCCGAAGAGAACTGTATGTTGCCAACGGCGGTCCTGATGGTGGAGACGGCGGCAGAGGCGGAGATGTTATCTTTGAAGTGGATAAGGGTCTGAATGCCCTGACCGATTATCGGCATAAACGTAAATATGCGGCAGAGAACGGACAGGAAGGCGGCAAGAAAAGATGTCATGGCGCCGATGGCAAGGATATTATCCTGAAAGTTCCGGAAGGAACCGTGATCAAGGACGCAGACTCCGGCAAAGTCATTGCTGACATGTCAGGAGAAAACAAAAGACAAATCGTATTAAAAGGCGGAAGAGGCGGCAAAGGGAATATGAACTATGCCACAGCTACCATGCAGGTGCCTAAATATGCCCAGCCGGGACAGCCGGCGCAGGAGCTGGCGGTTATGCTGGAGCTGAAAGTGATAGCGGATGTGGGACTTATTGGATTTCCCAATGTGGGTAAATCAACACTGCTTACAAGAGTGAGCAATGCCAGACCGCAGATTGCCAATTATCACTTTACAACAATTAATCCTCATCTTGGAGTGGTGGATCTGGAAGGCTGTGATGGATTTGTCATTGCAGATATTCCGGGTTTGATCGAAGGTGCCTCAGAGGGTGTGGGACTTGGTCATCAGTTTCTGCGCCATATTGAGAGAACCCGTGTGCTGATTCATCTGGTGGATGCGGCATCCACAGAGGGAAGAGACCCCATTGATGATATTTATAAAATTAACAAGGAACTGGAAGCCTATGATCCTAAACTCATGGAACGTCCACAGGTGATCGCAGCCAACAAGACGGACATGATCTACAGTGAGGATGAGGACCCGGTTGAGTGCATCAGACAGGAGTTTGAGCCTCAGGGAATCAAAGTGTTCTCCATTTCTGCAGCAACAGGAAAAGGCCTGAAGGAACTTCTTTATTATGTGAAGAGCCTTCTGGATAAGATTGATAAGGAACCGGTTATTTTTGAACAGGAATTTTTCCCGGAAGATATGCTGATCGCTGAAAATCTTCCATACACCGTAAAACAGGATGAAGAGGACGAGCACCTGTTCTATATGGAAGGGCCAAAGATTGAGAAGATGCTGGGTTATACCAATCTGGATTCAGAAAAAGGATTTTCTTTCTTCCAGAGATTCTTAAAGGATAGTGGTATTCTGGCAGACCTGGAAGCAGCAGGAATTGAAGAAGGCGACACTGTACGGATGTATGGCTTTGATTTTGATTATTACAAATAG
- a CDS encoding response regulator transcription factor gives MAEKILIVDDEKDIRCMLKDYFELQGYEIYTADGGEDALEKMKIQPDMILLDINMPDMDGYEVCRRIRDYVSCPILFLTARVEEQDRVNGLMVGGDDYIMKPFSMDELEARIMAHLRRERRMASREQLRFQGKLVINYSQRKVFYGKEQIPFTKMEFDLIEFLSMHKKQVFSKERIYEAVRGYDGDGDSSIIMEHIRRIRLKLKKYTNHDYIETVWGVGYQWIG, from the coding sequence ATGGCGGAAAAAATTTTGATCGTGGATGACGAGAAGGATATCCGCTGTATGCTGAAAGATTATTTTGAGCTGCAGGGATATGAAATTTATACAGCGGATGGCGGGGAGGACGCGTTGGAAAAAATGAAGATACAGCCTGATATGATCCTTCTCGACATTAATATGCCGGATATGGACGGATATGAGGTCTGCAGAAGGATCAGAGATTATGTGAGCTGTCCCATTCTCTTTCTCACTGCAAGAGTGGAAGAGCAGGACAGAGTAAATGGACTGATGGTTGGCGGTGATGATTATATTATGAAACCGTTCAGCATGGATGAACTGGAGGCCAGAATTATGGCACATCTGCGGCGGGAGCGACGAATGGCATCCAGAGAACAACTTAGGTTTCAGGGAAAGCTGGTAATCAATTACTCACAGCGGAAAGTGTTTTATGGAAAGGAACAGATACCGTTCACCAAAATGGAATTTGACCTTATAGAGTTTTTATCCATGCATAAAAAACAGGTGTTCAGCAAAGAACGCATTTATGAAGCTGTCCGTGGGTATGACGGGGATGGAGACAGCAGTATTATTATGGAGCATATCAGAAGGATCCGGTTGAAACTGAAAAAATATACAAACCATGACTATATAGAAACTGTTTGGGGAGTGGGCTATCAATGGATTGGATAG
- a CDS encoding DeoR/GlpR family DNA-binding transcription regulator, giving the protein MFMEERQKMIVEMVNKSGHISVNEIQERFHVSSDCVRRDLRSLESRGLLKRTHGGAISTGPKGKYPEELYNPKEVSDMNELCLAAAKKAAEYIVENDVVYLTTSVVGYYMAKYLPTDFSFTVVTNSVTVADELRRHLNVSVILLGGEMSHRGHCHDFYTMQMMKNISLDKAFLSHTALSIENGASIHNSAGVEFGRLIMKNSSRNIGVYPSEKLGKKSIHSVCPITAYDLLITDDQVSEDFVMQAEKLKVKVDIAVV; this is encoded by the coding sequence ATGTTCATGGAAGAACGTCAAAAGATGATTGTCGAGATGGTAAATAAATCCGGTCACATCTCAGTCAATGAAATACAGGAGCGATTTCATGTATCCTCCGATTGTGTCAGAAGAGACCTGCGTTCTCTGGAAAGCAGAGGATTATTAAAAAGAACACATGGAGGTGCGATCAGCACCGGTCCAAAAGGGAAATATCCGGAAGAACTGTATAATCCCAAAGAGGTTTCAGATATGAATGAACTCTGTCTTGCAGCGGCAAAAAAAGCTGCGGAATATATTGTGGAAAATGACGTAGTATATCTGACTACCTCTGTGGTTGGTTATTATATGGCGAAATATCTGCCAACAGATTTTTCCTTTACGGTAGTCACCAATTCCGTGACAGTGGCAGACGAACTGCGGAGACATTTGAATGTGTCTGTCATACTGCTTGGCGGGGAGATGTCCCACCGAGGGCACTGCCATGATTTCTATACAATGCAGATGATGAAAAATATAAGTCTGGATAAAGCATTTTTGTCACATACAGCTTTGTCGATTGAAAATGGAGCATCTATACACAACAGTGCCGGAGTGGAATTTGGCAGGCTGATCATGAAAAACAGCTCCAGGAACATAGGAGTGTATCCCTCCGAGAAATTGGGGAAAAAATCAATTCACTCAGTTTGCCCGATCACTGCATATGATCTTCTGATTACCGATGACCAGGTTTCTGAAGACTTTGTCATGCAGGCAGAGAAATTAAAAGTAAAGGTTGACATTGCGGTTGTATAA
- the yqeK gene encoding bis(5'-nucleosyl)-tetraphosphatase (symmetrical) YqeK, producing the protein MNYDLKAFSKKLKKHLDEERYIHTLGVMYTAAALAMAHGGDLEKAQTAGLLHDCAKCIPNDKKLKLCEKKNIPVSEIEKQAPFLLHAKLGVYIAGKKYDVEDKEILSAVRWHTTGKPEMTQLEQIIYLADYIEPGRDKAPNLLKVRRLAFENLDECMYEVLKDTLDYLGSDPKTLDPATKEAFIYYEKIHNSKIQKEANI; encoded by the coding sequence ATGAATTATGATTTGAAAGCCTTTTCAAAAAAGCTGAAGAAACATCTCGATGAAGAGCGTTATATACACACTCTTGGAGTTATGTATACAGCGGCGGCTTTAGCTATGGCCCACGGCGGTGATTTGGAAAAGGCCCAGACAGCAGGGCTGCTTCATGACTGTGCAAAATGTATACCTAACGATAAGAAGCTGAAGTTGTGTGAAAAAAAGAATATTCCGGTTTCGGAGATAGAAAAACAGGCACCATTTCTTCTGCATGCAAAACTTGGAGTTTATATAGCCGGGAAAAAATATGATGTAGAGGATAAAGAGATTCTGTCTGCTGTCCGCTGGCACACCACAGGCAAGCCTGAGATGACACAGCTTGAACAAATCATATATCTGGCAGACTATATAGAGCCTGGCAGAGACAAGGCACCAAATCTGCTTAAAGTACGCAGACTGGCTTTCGAGAATCTGGATGAGTGTATGTATGAGGTGCTGAAGGATACACTGGACTATCTTGGCAGCGATCCAAAGACTCTGGATCCTGCTACAAAAGAAGCATTTATTTATTACGAGAAAATTCATAACAGTAAAATACAGAAGGAGGCGAATATATGA
- a CDS encoding AAA family ATPase, which yields MYCILVTGIPASGKTALAEYLSASLHIPLVSKDKIKEILFDTIGFRSRTEKVALGTGAMETMYYFAGQMMRTGQPFLLENNFENVSRPGIQSLLEEYGYQAVTVRLTGDYNVLFKRMTERNNSPDRHKGHIVNDCYQKPEINPKTKPKTNPETNPETNPETNPETNPETNPETNPETNPEINIQPVLTQEEFIRGITERGMVEFRLPGPVMEIDTTDFSKVDLRHVTEELQNIISSLKLQR from the coding sequence ATGTACTGTATATTAGTGACCGGGATACCCGCGTCCGGAAAGACTGCCCTGGCAGAGTATTTGTCAGCATCTCTGCATATTCCGTTGGTTTCAAAGGACAAGATCAAAGAAATTTTATTCGATACTATTGGTTTTCGCTCCAGGACAGAAAAAGTTGCGCTTGGAACAGGAGCGATGGAGACCATGTATTATTTTGCAGGCCAGATGATGAGGACAGGACAGCCGTTCCTGCTGGAAAATAATTTTGAAAATGTCTCGAGACCGGGAATTCAGTCATTGCTTGAAGAATATGGTTATCAGGCTGTAACTGTTCGCCTTACCGGGGACTATAACGTTCTATTCAAGAGGATGACAGAAAGAAATAATTCACCAGACAGACACAAAGGCCATATTGTTAATGATTGTTATCAAAAGCCGGAAATAAACCCAAAAACAAAGCCAAAAACAAACCCAGAAACAAATCCAGAAACAAATCCAGAAACAAACCCAGAAACAAACCCAGAAACAAACCCAGAAACAAACCCAGAAACAAACCCAGAAATAAACATACAGCCAGTTCTCACACAGGAAGAGTTTATCCGGGGAATTACAGAGCGGGGGATGGTAGAGTTTCGGCTTCCGGGACCAGTTATGGAGATTGACACCACAGACTTTTCAAAAGTGGATTTGCGGCATGTGACAGAAGAACTGCAAAATATAATATCCAGCCTAAAACTGCAAAGATAG
- a CDS encoding aldose 1-epimerase family protein has protein sequence MRQILENEFLRVSIEDHGAELVSVYDKENEREELWQAKPPYWNRHAPVLFPNVGKHHNDTYRLQEQEFHTSQHGFARDREFVCISRTDSALTHKLISDENTRSYFPFDFELHITHRLEERKLTVEWNVVNNSGDTMYFTIGGHPGFNVPILQGSKQTDYYLLFKEGPALKYKLVYGDSGTADASKEYTLHVEEAEGYYRCPITDHMFDRDALIFDDTQIEWVGIGYPDGRPYVTMECEGFTNFGIWTMPGGPYICLEPWMGRCDDYGFTGDISEKPDIISLKKGETFHKGYCLTFHR, from the coding sequence ATGAGACAGATTTTGGAGAACGAATTTCTGAGAGTATCCATAGAGGACCACGGTGCTGAATTAGTCAGTGTGTATGATAAGGAAAATGAGAGAGAAGAGTTATGGCAGGCAAAGCCACCTTATTGGAACCGCCACGCGCCTGTTCTCTTTCCAAATGTAGGAAAGCATCACAACGATACATACCGTCTGCAGGAACAGGAATTCCATACCAGCCAGCATGGATTTGCCAGAGACAGGGAGTTTGTCTGTATCAGCAGGACAGATTCGGCCCTTACCCACAAACTGATTTCGGATGAGAACACCAGAAGCTATTTTCCCTTTGATTTTGAACTGCATATCACACACCGTCTGGAGGAAAGGAAGCTTACCGTGGAATGGAATGTGGTGAACAACAGTGGAGATACCATGTATTTCACGATCGGTGGACATCCCGGTTTCAACGTTCCCATTCTGCAGGGTAGTAAACAGACCGATTATTACCTTTTGTTTAAAGAGGGACCGGCGCTTAAATACAAACTGGTGTATGGCGACAGCGGTACGGCAGATGCTTCCAAAGAATACACGCTGCATGTGGAAGAGGCGGAAGGATATTACAGATGCCCCATTACAGATCATATGTTTGACAGGGATGCCCTGATCTTTGATGATACCCAGATTGAATGGGTGGGGATCGGATACCCTGACGGGAGACCTTATGTGACCATGGAGTGCGAAGGGTTTACCAATTTCGGCATCTGGACAATGCCGGGAGGACCTTATATCTGTCTGGAGCCATGGATGGGGCGCTGTGATGACTATGGTTTCACAGGAGATATTTCAGAAAAACCGGATATTATTTCTCTGAAAAAAGGGGAAACTTTTCATAAGGGTTATTGCCTTACTTTTCACAGATAA
- a CDS encoding LysM peptidoglycan-binding domain-containing protein, which yields MRESRKRARRRRTNRAKLLGIGFLALVITLIFSVRAAATANAGTADSSRTKYYASIQIEKGTSLWEIAGDYMTEEYNSAQQYIEEVMQMNHLESDIIYEGAYLCVPYYSSEQK from the coding sequence ATGAGGGAAAGCAGGAAAAGAGCAAGAAGACGGAGAACAAACAGAGCAAAACTTTTGGGGATTGGTTTTTTGGCTTTGGTGATAACATTGATTTTTTCTGTCCGGGCAGCCGCTACAGCCAATGCGGGAACTGCTGACAGCAGCCGGACCAAATATTATGCCAGTATCCAGATAGAGAAAGGTACCAGCCTGTGGGAGATTGCTGGTGATTATATGACAGAGGAGTACAATTCTGCGCAGCAGTATATAGAGGAAGTAATGCAGATGAATCATTTGGAAAGTGATATTATCTATGAGGGAGCTTATCTTTGTGTTCCTTATTATTCTTCCGAACAAAAGTAA
- the lexA gene encoding transcriptional repressor LexA, with protein sequence MSYGKISKKQSEILEYMKNEILNRGFPPSVREICEAVNLKSTSSVHSHLETLEKNGYIRRDPTKPRAIEIVDDNFNLVRRETINVPIIGKVAAGEPLLAMQNVEGYFPIPSEYMPNKQTFMLVVQGDSMVNAGIFSGDYVVVEKQENAENGDKIVALVDDSATIKTFYKEKDHIRLQPENDYMDPIVIYPEQQFQVLGKVIGVFRFMK encoded by the coding sequence ATGTCATATGGAAAAATCAGTAAAAAACAATCCGAAATTTTAGAATATATGAAAAACGAAATCCTTAACCGCGGTTTTCCGCCATCTGTACGCGAAATCTGTGAGGCAGTCAATTTAAAATCCACCTCTTCCGTACACTCACATCTGGAAACGCTGGAGAAAAACGGCTATATAAGAAGAGACCCCACTAAGCCGCGGGCAATTGAAATTGTAGATGATAACTTCAACCTCGTCAGAAGAGAGACCATAAATGTACCGATCATCGGCAAGGTTGCAGCCGGAGAACCGCTGCTTGCCATGCAGAACGTAGAAGGCTATTTCCCAATTCCGTCTGAGTATATGCCCAACAAACAGACATTTATGCTGGTTGTACAGGGGGACAGTATGGTCAATGCAGGTATATTCAGCGGTGACTATGTAGTGGTTGAGAAACAGGAGAATGCCGAGAACGGCGATAAGATTGTTGCTTTGGTTGATGACTCGGCAACGATCAAAACATTTTATAAAGAAAAAGACCATATCCGTCTCCAGCCGGAGAACGACTATATGGATCCCATTGTGATATATCCGGAACAGCAGTTCCAGGTACTGGGAAAGGTAATTGGGGTTTTCCGATTCATGAAGTAA
- a CDS encoding LacI family DNA-binding transcriptional regulator yields MNRKKVTSTDVAKRAGVSQATVSMVLNQKYNVSFSRETIKKVEQAAKELGYTNEKKPRASRIRMRGTIFVVCPNFTNPYYFSLIQGIEKTAQKNKFDVFLCNTRRDYQTEEKYLKKIEKLNPSGVIYTFAPTFPESLQNVSKKIPVVLIGEKDVVSGIDTVVLNSEKMGRMLAEYLLGLGHRKVGFISTPLTERQSARRARIKGFCETFAEAGCSHGVYVRSLPKEMDIMFQEIDMEYRTGYELTLELIQQVPQITAIAGTNDMVALGIRDALLKEKYRIPEDISVIGCDNLLFSGLRGIDLTTVEHYVSKKGEDACEILIQEMGEQKAKNNSTGENMVHHIEYEPRLVVRGSSSYPKLK; encoded by the coding sequence ATGAATCGAAAGAAAGTGACATCAACAGATGTGGCCAAGAGAGCAGGAGTATCCCAGGCCACAGTATCAATGGTTCTGAATCAGAAGTACAATGTCTCCTTTTCCAGAGAGACGATCAAAAAAGTTGAACAGGCGGCAAAGGAGTTAGGATATACCAATGAGAAGAAACCGCGCGCCTCCAGAATACGCATGCGTGGTACCATATTTGTTGTCTGCCCTAATTTTACAAATCCCTATTATTTTTCGCTGATACAAGGGATAGAAAAGACAGCGCAGAAAAATAAATTTGATGTTTTTCTGTGTAATACCAGAAGGGATTATCAAACTGAGGAGAAGTATTTAAAAAAGATAGAAAAACTGAATCCTTCTGGGGTTATCTATACTTTTGCACCTACTTTTCCGGAATCCCTGCAGAATGTGTCGAAGAAAATCCCTGTGGTTCTGATCGGTGAGAAGGATGTGGTGTCAGGGATAGATACCGTGGTATTGAACAGTGAAAAAATGGGACGTATGCTTGCAGAGTATTTACTGGGACTGGGGCACCGTAAAGTTGGTTTCATTTCAACCCCTTTGACAGAGCGGCAGTCAGCCCGCAGAGCAAGAATCAAAGGCTTTTGCGAGACTTTTGCGGAAGCCGGCTGTTCCCATGGGGTATATGTAAGAAGCCTTCCGAAAGAAATGGATATTATGTTTCAGGAAATTGACATGGAATACAGGACCGGATATGAACTGACATTGGAACTGATCCAGCAGGTGCCCCAGATTACCGCGATCGCAGGAACAAACGATATGGTTGCCCTGGGAATCAGAGATGCACTGTTGAAGGAGAAATACAGGATTCCGGAAGATATTTCTGTAATTGGATGTGATAATCTTCTTTTTTCAGGTCTCAGAGGAATTGACCTAACAACCGTGGAACATTATGTTTCAAAAAAAGGCGAGGATGCCTGTGAGATCCTTATACAGGAGATGGGAGAACAGAAGGCTAAAAATAACAGCACTGGAGAAAATATGGTTCATCATATTGAATATGAACCACGACTCGTAGTAAGAGGCAGTAGTTCTTATCCGAAATTAAAATAG
- the nadD gene encoding nicotinate-nucleotide adenylyltransferase translates to MCEKRKRVGIMGGTFDPIHIGHLILGETAYEQFDLDQVLFMPAGNPPHKRRRLHRATDGQRSEMVRRAIASNPHFSLSLEEMNEDGFTYTYRTLERLKAEHQDTDYFFILGADSLFDFDKWREPGRICRACTVVAATRNHTSQERLDEAIRFLEEKYCGTFRKLNSLNIDISSAMLRSWIAGQRTIKYYVPDNVIAYIRENHIYEECDTDEL, encoded by the coding sequence ATGTGCGAGAAAAGAAAACGAGTGGGCATCATGGGAGGGACATTTGATCCCATCCATATTGGACATCTGATTTTGGGCGAGACAGCCTATGAGCAGTTTGACTTAGACCAGGTACTTTTTATGCCTGCAGGAAATCCTCCTCATAAGAGAAGGCGCCTTCACAGGGCAACGGATGGACAGCGCAGCGAAATGGTGAGAAGAGCAATCGCTTCAAATCCGCACTTCTCCCTCTCTTTGGAGGAGATGAATGAAGATGGATTCACTTACACGTACAGAACTCTGGAGCGTTTAAAGGCAGAGCACCAGGATACAGATTATTTTTTTATTCTGGGCGCAGATTCTCTTTTTGATTTTGACAAATGGAGGGAGCCTGGAAGAATATGCAGGGCATGTACCGTGGTGGCGGCAACGCGAAATCATACCAGCCAAGAACGTCTGGATGAGGCGATCCGTTTCCTGGAGGAGAAATACTGCGGAACTTTCCGCAAACTGAATTCCCTGAATATTGATATATCGTCAGCCATGCTCCGCTCCTGGATTGCAGGGCAGAGGACAATAAAGTATTATGTGCCTGACAATGTGATCGCATATATCAGGGAGAACCATATTTACGAGGAATGTGATACAGATGAATTATGA
- the rsfS gene encoding ribosome silencing factor, with amino-acid sequence MNSKEIARMACEALEDKKALEVKIINIEKVSTLADYFIIASGSNRNQVQAMADNVEEILGKAQIEPKQIEGYQNANWILMDYRDVVIHIFDEENRLFYDLERIWRDGSLIEKEELDK; translated from the coding sequence ATGAACAGCAAAGAAATTGCACGGATGGCATGTGAGGCACTGGAAGACAAAAAAGCGCTGGAAGTAAAGATTATCAATATTGAAAAGGTATCTACTCTGGCAGATTATTTTATTATTGCCAGCGGAAGCAACCGGAATCAGGTACAGGCCATGGCAGATAATGTGGAAGAAATTCTTGGAAAAGCACAGATCGAGCCAAAGCAGATTGAAGGTTATCAAAATGCAAACTGGATTCTGATGGATTACAGGGATGTGGTTATCCATATCTTTGATGAAGAAAACCGCCTTTTCTACGATTTGGAAAGAATCTGGAGAGATGGTTCCCTGATTGAAAAAGAAGAACTGGATAAATAG
- a CDS encoding sn-glycerol-1-phosphate dehydrogenase has protein sequence MEKINWKKYLEKPYHCSCGKTHVCSIEDIIIEENAIERLPEILGKHGYKKLCVVSDINTQEVAGEKVCAVLNKTPIPYQTIVFQDKELVPDEEAVTYFLTEIDRDCDLIIGVGSGTINDLCRFISFKMNLDYYIVGTAPSMDGYASNVSPLIIKHLKTTYEAHTAKVIIGDLDILAQAPLSMIAAGAGDILGKYVCLTDWQLAHIINGEYYCPEMAAMVRESIQKVVDHAERAAKREKEAVAAIMEGLVLSGIVMSYIGNSRPASGSEHHMSHYWEMMFLLDQQPDPLHGTKVGIGTVAAIKMYEKLRELGKDAVPGSAPHFDYNTWSEEIETAYGPAAPGVLKLEQSIGKNKNEEVTRRRAAYLQHLDKIQALIDELPKAETIIDILKSMDASYYPEQIKVTKDVFKRSIYYAKDLRNRFGLLQLLFDLELQEGFSKDLIKEIYKA, from the coding sequence ATGGAAAAGATAAACTGGAAAAAATATTTGGAGAAACCATATCACTGTTCCTGTGGAAAGACACATGTGTGCAGCATTGAGGATATTATCATTGAGGAGAATGCCATTGAGCGTCTTCCTGAAATTTTGGGAAAGCATGGCTATAAAAAACTCTGTGTGGTCAGTGATATCAATACACAAGAGGTGGCTGGGGAAAAAGTATGTGCAGTGCTGAACAAGACGCCAATTCCATATCAGACAATTGTTTTTCAGGATAAGGAGCTTGTGCCGGATGAGGAGGCAGTCACATATTTTCTTACAGAGATTGACAGGGACTGTGATCTGATCATCGGCGTGGGATCTGGTACTATCAACGATTTATGCCGTTTTATCAGTTTTAAAATGAATCTGGATTATTATATTGTGGGTACAGCACCGTCAATGGACGGCTATGCCTCCAATGTTTCACCGCTTATAATCAAGCATCTGAAAACTACATATGAAGCCCATACAGCAAAAGTGATAATCGGAGATCTGGATATTCTGGCCCAGGCACCGCTGTCCATGATCGCTGCAGGCGCAGGTGATATTCTGGGAAAATATGTCTGCCTGACAGACTGGCAGCTTGCTCACATTATTAATGGGGAATATTACTGTCCGGAGATGGCTGCTATGGTGAGGGAATCTATCCAGAAGGTAGTAGATCACGCAGAGAGGGCAGCAAAAAGAGAGAAAGAGGCAGTGGCAGCCATTATGGAAGGTCTTGTACTCAGCGGTATTGTCATGAGCTATATCGGCAATTCCAGGCCTGCATCAGGAAGTGAGCATCACATGTCTCATTACTGGGAAATGATGTTTCTGCTTGACCAGCAGCCGGATCCCCTTCACGGCACAAAGGTGGGAATCGGAACTGTGGCAGCTATCAAGATGTATGAAAAGCTCCGGGAGCTTGGCAAAGATGCAGTGCCAGGCAGCGCACCGCATTTTGACTACAATACCTGGAGCGAAGAGATTGAGACAGCCTACGGACCGGCAGCGCCTGGTGTCCTGAAATTGGAGCAGTCCATCGGAAAAAATAAAAATGAAGAAGTAACAAGAAGAAGAGCGGCTTATCTGCAGCATTTGGATAAGATTCAGGCGCTGATTGATGAGCTGCCAAAGGCGGAGACAATTATTGACATTCTGAAGTCAATGGACGCGTCATATTATCCGGAGCAGATCAAGGTGACAAAAGATGTTTTCAAACGGAGCATTTATTATGCGAAAGATTTGAGAAACCGTTTTGGGCTTCTGCAGCTTTTATTTGACCTGGAGCTTCAGGAAGGATTCAGTAAAGACCTGATCAAAGAAATATATAAGGCATAA
- the yhbY gene encoding ribosome assembly RNA-binding protein YhbY, whose amino-acid sequence MTSKQRAYLKSLAMTMDPILQIGKSSLTPENTASVAEALEARELIKINVLQNCMDDPKQIAEVLAERTKSQVVQVIGKKIVLYKEGKKEKKKIFLP is encoded by the coding sequence ATGACAAGTAAACAGAGGGCTTATTTGAAAAGTCTTGCTATGACCATGGATCCCATCCTGCAGATTGGAAAATCCAGCCTGACACCGGAGAATACGGCGTCGGTAGCGGAAGCGCTGGAAGCCAGAGAACTGATTAAGATAAATGTACTTCAGAACTGTATGGACGATCCGAAACAAATTGCAGAGGTACTGGCTGAGAGGACAAAATCCCAGGTGGTACAGGTGATTGGCAAGAAAATAGTTTTATATAAAGAAGGAAAAAAAGAAAAGAAGAAAATATTTCTTCCATAA